From the Candidatus Delongbacteria bacterium genome, one window contains:
- a CDS encoding FAD:protein FMN transferase has protein sequence MDQESPRLSGTQGELILEAGESSWIARFSCFAGPCEIHLRNCPRSRALALAQAGAAEAWRIQTRFSRYRTDSWLGRLHAAAGAWVETDAEIEGLLDLADVAYQVSGGRFDLSSGVLRHAWRFEAGARPPTAAELRPLLARVGWNRVERDRAGRRLRLPAGWELDLGGLGKEYAVDRVAAQLAEAPSWLVNFGGDLRAGGGGPGEPPWRVGLDDPAASGQAARGGFELRSGALATSGDARRGLEHGGLRLGHILDARTGWPPPQAPRSVTVQAPTCSQAGLLSTLGLLMGAAAEVWLAEQGVAHWILRDEAAGI, from the coding sequence ATGGACCAGGAGTCACCCCGTCTCTCGGGGACTCAGGGCGAGCTGATTCTTGAAGCGGGCGAATCCAGCTGGATCGCCCGTTTTTCCTGTTTTGCCGGACCCTGCGAGATCCACCTGCGAAACTGCCCGCGCAGCCGGGCCCTCGCGCTGGCGCAGGCCGGCGCGGCGGAGGCCTGGCGCATCCAGACCCGCTTCAGCCGCTATCGGACGGACAGTTGGCTGGGACGCCTGCACGCCGCCGCCGGCGCCTGGGTGGAAACGGACGCGGAAATCGAGGGCCTGCTGGACTTGGCTGACGTGGCCTATCAGGTGAGCGGCGGGCGCTTCGATCTGAGCAGCGGCGTGCTGCGCCACGCCTGGCGCTTCGAGGCCGGGGCCCGGCCGCCCACGGCCGCCGAGCTGCGTCCGCTGCTGGCCCGGGTGGGCTGGAACCGGGTGGAGCGCGACCGCGCCGGCCGGCGGCTTCGACTGCCCGCGGGTTGGGAACTGGACCTGGGCGGGCTGGGCAAGGAATATGCCGTGGACCGGGTGGCCGCCCAGCTGGCCGAGGCCCCCTCCTGGCTGGTGAACTTCGGCGGCGACCTGCGCGCCGGCGGAGGTGGCCCGGGGGAACCGCCCTGGCGCGTGGGCCTGGACGATCCGGCCGCCAGCGGACAAGCCGCCCGGGGGGGCTTCGAGTTGCGTTCGGGCGCGCTGGCCACTTCGGGCGACGCCCGGCGCGGCCTGGAGCACGGCGGCCTGCGCCTGGGCCACATCCTCGACGCCCGCACGGGCTGGCCGCCGCCCCAGGCCCCGCGCAGCGTCACGGTCCAGGCGCCCACCTGCAGCCAGGCGGGCCTCTTGTCCACCCTGGGACTGCTGATGGGCGCCGCCGCCGAGGTCTGGCTGGCCGAGCAGGGCGTGGCTCATTGGATCCTGCGCGACGAAGCGGCCGGAATCTGA
- a CDS encoding Rdx family protein produces the protein MQIRITYCQVUNYQPRAAGLAEYLGLHGFEDITLTPGSGGVFDVEAGGRLLFCKHDEGRFPTPEEILERLRA, from the coding sequence ATGCAGATCCGCATCACCTACTGCCAAGTTTGAAACTATCAGCCCCGGGCCGCCGGTCTGGCGGAGTATCTGGGGTTGCACGGGTTCGAAGACATCACGCTGACGCCCGGCTCCGGCGGCGTCTTCGACGTGGAGGCCGGGGGGCGCCTGCTCTTCTGCAAGCACGACGAGGGGCGCTTTCCCACGCCGGAGGAAATCCTGGAGCGCCTGCGCGCGTGA
- a CDS encoding ATP-binding protein, with amino-acid sequence MTQDDELRQCRELLGRLSSELTLAEERQRRELAEHLHDHVGQALALLRRKLLTLRDRALFTGLEKDLDELVDLSARTVHSIRSLSFDLSPPVLYELGLAAALDWLAERHDGQEGVRVSFRAGARPAPPLEPDRRVLLYTSVRELLLNSLKHAAPNRVELELWEEAGQVHASVRDDGRGFEPAGLDPRRRNAGFGLFSIRERVQSLGGSLRLDSAPGAGTRAELRIPVQEAPR; translated from the coding sequence GTGACACAAGACGACGAACTGCGCCAGTGCCGCGAGTTGCTGGGCCGCCTGTCCTCGGAGCTGACCCTGGCCGAGGAGCGCCAGCGCCGCGAGCTGGCCGAGCACCTGCACGACCACGTGGGCCAGGCTCTGGCCCTGCTGCGCCGCAAGCTGCTCACCCTGCGCGACCGGGCCCTGTTCACCGGGCTGGAGAAGGACCTGGACGAGCTGGTGGACCTGTCCGCGCGCACGGTCCACTCCATCCGCAGCCTCAGTTTCGACTTGAGCCCGCCCGTGCTCTACGAGCTGGGACTGGCGGCGGCGCTGGACTGGCTGGCCGAGCGCCACGACGGCCAGGAGGGCGTCAGGGTGAGCTTCCGCGCCGGCGCGCGTCCCGCCCCGCCGCTGGAGCCCGACCGCCGCGTGCTGCTCTACACCTCCGTGCGCGAGCTGCTGCTCAATAGTTTGAAACACGCGGCGCCCAACCGGGTGGAGCTGGAGCTCTGGGAAGAGGCGGGCCAGGTCCACGCGAGCGTGCGCGACGACGGGCGCGGCTTCGAGCCCGCCGGGCTGGACCCGCGCCGCCGCAACGCGGGCTTCGGCCTCTTCAGCATCCGCGAACGCGTGCAGAGCCTGGGCGGCAGCCTGCGGCTGGATTCCGCGCCGGGCGCCGGCACGCGGGCCGAATTGCGCATCCCGGTCCAGGAGGCCCCGCGATGA
- a CDS encoding response regulator transcription factor: MKILLAEDHKLLRDTLAPALQARFPGCHVLEAADGRAALHQVREHQPELILMDISMPGLNGLDAARQILAEFPVSRIVFLSMHSDRRYVQAAFAAGARGYLSKDAPLEEVTRLLAEALAGRRVVSRELEGLLLEDYSELARDRHGVPAAGSSRLDRLSSREREVLQRLAEGAGTRQIAESLHLSPKTVETHRAQLMEKLGLHSVAELTKLAIREGLTRLE; encoded by the coding sequence ATGAAGATCCTGCTGGCCGAGGACCACAAGCTGTTGCGCGACACGCTGGCTCCGGCCCTCCAGGCACGCTTTCCCGGCTGTCACGTGCTGGAGGCCGCCGACGGCCGCGCGGCGCTGCACCAGGTTCGCGAGCACCAGCCCGAACTGATCCTGATGGACATCTCCATGCCCGGACTCAACGGCCTGGACGCCGCCCGGCAGATCCTGGCGGAGTTCCCCGTCAGCCGCATCGTGTTCCTCTCCATGCACAGCGACCGGCGCTACGTGCAGGCGGCCTTCGCCGCCGGGGCGCGCGGCTACTTGAGCAAGGACGCGCCGCTGGAGGAGGTGACGCGCCTGCTGGCGGAGGCCCTGGCCGGCCGGCGCGTGGTCAGCCGGGAACTGGAGGGCCTGCTGCTGGAGGACTACTCGGAGCTGGCCCGCGACCGCCACGGGGTGCCGGCAGCGGGATCCTCGCGGCTGGACCGCTTGAGCTCGCGCGAGCGCGAGGTCCTGCAGCGTCTGGCCGAGGGCGCGGGCACGCGCCAGATCGCCGAGAGCCTGCACTTAAGCCCCAAGACCGTGGAAACCCACCGCGCCCAATTGATGGAGAAGCTGGGCCTGCACAGCGTGGCTGAACTCACCAAACTGGCCATCCGGGAAGGCCTCACTCGGCTGGAGTGA
- a CDS encoding ammonium transporter, translating to MFDTGNTGFMLVATSLVMLMTPGLAFFYGGLVGRKNVLAIMIQSFVSMGLTTVLWWAAGYSLCFSGGEGGIIGNLDHAFLRGIDPMSVYASSNIPTFVFIAYQMMFAIITPALITGAFSNRVRFGPYLIFLTGWLFLVYFPFVHMIWGGGFLQKWGVLDFAGGIAVHNIAGMAALASVLFVGKRRAPDAEPHSIPLVALGTGLLWFGWYGFNAGSELQVDAITALAFLNTDIAASFAAFVWLMLAWSLEKKPKFVGLLTGAVAGLATITPAAGFVSPSTAALIGAVAGIVCYWAVALKNKLGWDDALDVWGVHGVGGALGILLLGLLGSTAWNPAGQDGLFHGGTAFFGKQVAALVFSSIYAFTFTYGMLWLINKVTPVRTSEAEEAGGVDAALHGETAYEPNTF from the coding sequence ATGTTCGACACGGGCAATACTGGCTTCATGCTGGTGGCCACCAGCCTGGTGATGTTGATGACGCCGGGCCTGGCCTTCTTCTACGGCGGTCTGGTGGGGCGCAAGAACGTGCTCGCCATCATGATCCAGAGCTTCGTCTCCATGGGCCTGACCACCGTGCTCTGGTGGGCGGCGGGCTATTCGCTTTGCTTCAGCGGCGGCGAGGGCGGGATCATCGGCAACCTGGACCACGCCTTCCTGCGCGGCATCGACCCGATGTCGGTCTACGCCTCCTCCAACATCCCCACCTTCGTGTTCATCGCCTACCAGATGATGTTCGCCATCATCACGCCGGCGCTGATCACCGGCGCCTTTTCCAACCGCGTGCGCTTCGGGCCCTACTTGATCTTCCTGACGGGCTGGCTCTTCTTGGTCTACTTCCCCTTCGTCCACATGATCTGGGGCGGGGGTTTCCTGCAGAAGTGGGGCGTGCTGGACTTCGCCGGCGGCATCGCCGTGCACAACATCGCCGGCATGGCGGCCCTGGCCAGCGTGCTGTTCGTGGGCAAGCGCCGCGCGCCGGACGCCGAGCCCCACAGCATTCCGCTGGTGGCGCTGGGCACGGGTCTGCTCTGGTTCGGCTGGTACGGCTTCAATGCGGGCAGCGAGCTGCAGGTGGACGCCATCACGGCCCTGGCCTTCCTGAACACGGACATCGCCGCCTCGTTTGCGGCCTTCGTTTGGCTGATGCTGGCCTGGAGCCTGGAGAAGAAGCCCAAGTTCGTCGGGCTGCTGACGGGCGCCGTGGCGGGCCTGGCAACCATCACGCCGGCCGCCGGGTTCGTCTCCCCCAGCACGGCCGCGCTCATCGGCGCCGTGGCGGGCATCGTCTGCTACTGGGCCGTGGCGCTGAAGAACAAGCTGGGCTGGGACGACGCCCTGGACGTCTGGGGCGTGCACGGCGTGGGCGGGGCCCTGGGCATCCTGCTGCTGGGCCTCTTGGGCTCCACGGCCTGGAACCCCGCCGGGCAGGACGGCCTGTTCCACGGCGGCACGGCCTTCTTCGGCAAGCAGGTGGCCGCGCTGGTGTTCTCCTCGATCTACGCCTTTACCTTCACCTACGGCATGCTCTGGCTGATCAACAAGGTCACGCCGGTGCGGACCAGCGAAGCCGAGGAGGCGGGCGGCGTGGACGCGGCCCTGCACGGCGAGACGGCCTACGAACCCAACACCTTCTGA
- a CDS encoding outer membrane beta-barrel protein yields MRRSWINLALPIGLPIGLLAGLQTAAAGEPCCPAPEGLRIAGFVDASYLGNLQQRGDSFRLDQVELDLEHHAADGLVLRADLQTDGDGELAVEQGFVKLPLPLVPAYALSVGKFNAPMGVELLDAPDMFQFSHSLLFDFGLPTNLTGALLEGPLAGPVDLKLFVVNGWDVNNDTNASRSFGGRVGADLGLWGALGASFISGREDGVKTGGPEDLQVFDLDYLIRPRDNLCLFAELNLGSVKPVGGSSLAWSGALLGGHYDFTPVWGATLRYDWLTDDDGVLFGPVGTENQTRSSLTAALTAAAAPGRTVLLEVRLDGSDQDAFQDADDAPASSTLGLALEFTQTF; encoded by the coding sequence ATGCGCAGATCGTGGATCAACCTGGCCCTGCCCATCGGCCTGCCCATCGGCCTGCTGGCCGGCCTGCAGACCGCCGCGGCCGGCGAGCCCTGCTGCCCGGCCCCCGAGGGGCTGCGGATCGCCGGATTCGTGGACGCCAGTTACTTGGGCAACCTGCAGCAGCGCGGGGACAGCTTCCGCCTGGACCAGGTGGAACTGGACCTGGAACACCACGCGGCCGACGGCCTGGTGCTGCGGGCGGATCTGCAGACGGACGGCGACGGCGAACTGGCCGTGGAGCAAGGTTTCGTGAAACTGCCGCTGCCGCTGGTGCCGGCCTACGCGCTCAGCGTGGGCAAGTTCAACGCGCCCATGGGCGTGGAGCTGCTGGACGCCCCGGACATGTTCCAGTTCTCCCACTCGCTGCTCTTCGACTTCGGCCTGCCCACCAACTTGACCGGCGCCCTGCTGGAGGGCCCGCTGGCCGGTCCCGTGGACCTCAAGCTCTTCGTGGTGAACGGCTGGGACGTGAACAACGACACCAACGCCAGCCGCAGCTTCGGCGGCCGGGTGGGCGCCGACCTGGGATTGTGGGGTGCGCTGGGCGCCAGCTTCATCAGCGGCCGCGAGGACGGCGTGAAGACCGGCGGGCCGGAGGATCTGCAAGTCTTCGACCTGGATTACCTGATCCGGCCCCGGGACAACCTCTGCCTCTTCGCCGAGCTGAACCTGGGCAGCGTCAAGCCCGTGGGCGGCAGCTCCCTGGCCTGGAGCGGCGCCCTGCTGGGCGGCCACTACGACTTCACTCCCGTCTGGGGCGCCACCCTGCGCTACGACTGGCTCACCGACGACGACGGCGTGCTCTTCGGCCCGGTGGGCACGGAGAACCAGACCCGCAGCTCGCTGACCGCGGCTCTGACGGCGGCGGCGGCCCCGGGCCGCACGGTGTTGCTGGAAGTCCGGCTGGACGGCTCCGATCAGGACGCCTTCCAGGACGCCGACGACGCGCCCGCCTCCAGCACGCTGGGCCTGGCCCTGGAGTTCACCCAGACCTTCTGA
- a CDS encoding sigma 54-interacting transcriptional regulator — translation MKCLRSFSEFFEHSPGMRLFDERQFAKALEHFETEVQKASERRVREFARFHAAKCCYVLGQYGRAKRNLILANKWAGKSEERPLRMACVFTLATLEVAMGNYDKGLSIFEKFRILYESRLEPYDRTMLLLNLALTHIRLKNLEEADLLLDRAQEYALKAADIHLDTFVHYYRALLYQRRNEHGSAQEHLEAALELADQSGDPYDQARCQWQMGNFWLRRERYDNALKALKKAIRISKRAGFKVESAKCLNDYAWTFFRKGRLGEAKSYAEEAILTAREAGLDTSNYLDTLEQINAHINDFYEEEKLIAELERETAREFELVGYSDPIIQLTDAIKTFAPCNDPVLIYGETGTGKELVAHAVHITSPRRDRPFIKRNCAAIPENLIESELFGHVKGSFTGATADRKGIFEEANGGTLFLDEIGEMPASLQSKLLRVLENGEFYRVGSSDLIRVDVRVIAATNRMLVAEMQKGNFREDLFFRLNTIKLDIPPLRERKEDISVLVNHFLFGLNEEFDKYYKVLSEDALLSLEGYAFPGNVRELKNIIRAAYLTSKGRMINTADVTRFYQAGMPTQLRQLAPAPLPEPQEDFEPVAEAAPLEALEEEGRVVPFASTELMEKASLKDYVLAAEKRYLISVLKHCDSVNKACAVLQISRPTFYQKLKVHAISLSNKRLV, via the coding sequence ATGAAGTGTTTGCGTTCTTTCAGCGAGTTCTTCGAGCATTCCCCCGGGATGCGCCTGTTCGACGAACGCCAGTTCGCCAAGGCCCTCGAACATTTCGAGACCGAAGTGCAGAAGGCCTCGGAGCGGCGCGTGCGCGAGTTCGCCCGCTTCCACGCGGCCAAGTGTTGCTACGTGCTGGGGCAGTACGGGCGGGCCAAGCGCAACCTGATCCTGGCCAACAAATGGGCCGGCAAGTCGGAAGAACGTCCCCTGCGGATGGCCTGCGTGTTCACCCTCGCCACCTTGGAAGTGGCCATGGGCAACTACGACAAGGGCCTGAGCATCTTCGAGAAGTTCCGCATCCTCTATGAAAGCCGGCTGGAGCCTTACGATCGCACCATGCTCCTGCTGAACCTGGCGCTGACCCACATCCGCCTGAAGAATCTGGAAGAGGCGGATCTGCTGCTGGATCGGGCCCAGGAGTACGCGCTCAAGGCCGCCGACATCCACCTCGACACCTTCGTCCACTACTACCGCGCGCTGCTCTACCAGCGCCGCAACGAGCACGGCTCGGCCCAGGAACACCTGGAGGCGGCCCTGGAACTGGCGGACCAGAGCGGGGATCCCTACGACCAGGCCCGCTGCCAGTGGCAGATGGGCAACTTCTGGCTGCGCCGGGAGCGCTACGACAACGCGCTCAAGGCCCTCAAGAAGGCCATCCGCATCTCCAAGCGGGCGGGCTTCAAGGTGGAATCCGCCAAGTGCCTCAACGACTACGCCTGGACCTTCTTCCGCAAGGGCCGGCTGGGGGAGGCCAAGAGCTACGCCGAGGAGGCGATCCTCACGGCGCGCGAGGCCGGGCTGGACACCTCCAACTACCTGGACACGCTGGAGCAGATCAACGCCCACATCAACGACTTCTACGAGGAAGAGAAGCTCATCGCCGAGCTGGAGCGGGAGACCGCCCGGGAGTTCGAGCTGGTGGGCTACAGCGACCCGATCATCCAGCTGACGGACGCCATCAAGACCTTCGCCCCCTGCAACGATCCCGTGCTGATCTACGGCGAGACGGGCACGGGCAAGGAACTGGTGGCCCACGCCGTCCACATCACCTCCCCGCGCCGGGACCGGCCCTTCATCAAGCGCAACTGCGCGGCCATCCCGGAGAACCTGATCGAGTCCGAGCTGTTCGGGCACGTGAAGGGCAGCTTCACGGGCGCCACGGCGGACCGCAAGGGCATCTTCGAGGAAGCCAACGGCGGCACGCTCTTCCTAGACGAGATCGGCGAGATGCCCGCCAGCCTGCAATCCAAGCTGTTGCGCGTGCTGGAGAACGGCGAGTTCTACCGGGTGGGCTCCTCCGACTTGATCCGCGTGGACGTGCGCGTCATCGCCGCCACCAACCGCATGCTGGTGGCCGAGATGCAGAAGGGCAACTTCCGCGAGGACCTGTTCTTCCGCCTCAACACCATCAAGCTGGACATCCCGCCGCTGCGCGAGCGCAAGGAAGACATCTCGGTCCTGGTCAATCACTTCCTCTTCGGTCTGAACGAAGAGTTCGACAAGTACTACAAGGTGCTGAGCGAGGACGCCCTGTTGTCGCTGGAAGGCTACGCCTTCCCGGGCAACGTGCGCGAACTCAAGAACATCATCCGGGCCGCCTACCTGACTTCCAAGGGCCGGATGATCAACACCGCCGACGTGACGCGCTTCTATCAGGCCGGCATGCCCACCCAACTGCGTCAGCTGGCGCCCGCGCCCCTGCCGGAGCCGCAGGAGGACTTCGAGCCCGTGGCCGAGGCCGCGCCGCTGGAGGCCTTGGAGGAGGAGGGGCGCGTGGTGCCCTTCGCCAGCACCGAGCTGATGGAGAAGGCCAGCCTCAAGGACTACGTGCTGGCGGCGGAGAAGCGCTACCTGATCAGCGTGCTCAAGCACTGCGACAGCGTGAACAAGGCCTGCGCCGTGCTGCAGATCTCCCGCCCCACCTTCTACCAGAAGCTGAAGGTGCACGCCATCTCCCTCAGCAACAAGCGCCTGGTTTAG
- a CDS encoding S4 domain-containing protein gives MNRGQEPGGALRPEPQVRVDKWLQVARIFKTRTQAGEAIDAGHVKLDGTRVKAGHVLKKGEVLEVTKGSRRLFLTVVGLAEKPIAAELARELYTVREETDRLESLTPEQRETVKLMKLMDRAAQASRKGQGRPTKKDRRSIEK, from the coding sequence ATGAATCGAGGACAGGAACCGGGCGGCGCCCTCCGGCCGGAGCCCCAGGTCCGCGTGGACAAGTGGCTGCAGGTGGCCCGGATCTTCAAGACCCGGACCCAGGCCGGCGAAGCCATCGACGCCGGGCACGTGAAGCTGGACGGCACGCGGGTCAAGGCCGGGCACGTGCTCAAGAAGGGCGAGGTGCTGGAAGTCACCAAGGGCTCGCGCCGGCTCTTCCTGACGGTGGTGGGGCTGGCGGAAAAGCCCATCGCCGCGGAACTGGCCCGCGAACTCTACACGGTGCGCGAGGAGACGGACCGGCTGGAGTCCCTGACGCCCGAGCAGCGCGAGACGGTCAAGCTGATGAAGCTGATGGACCGGGCCGCCCAGGCCTCGCGCAAGGGCCAGGGCCGCCCCACCAAGAAGGATCGGCGCAGCATCGAGAAGTGA
- a CDS encoding sugar phosphate nucleotidyltransferase — MKAILPVAGKGTRLRPLAHTYPKALIPIAGRPMINWILDPLVEAGLDEAVFIVGWLGAEIEAHVRQHYHHLNLSFVPQGEMLGLGHAIFLGLQPGDQEVFIILGDTLFEADIAAIRAAPHSVLGVKEVADPRRFGVAELSQGRIVRLVEKPAEPRSNLALIGLYNIKDGGTLHGVLERMIRDDIRTRGEYQITDALQQMIDRGHVFEPWGIEGWYDCGKKDTLLETNRHYLSRLDKRREAVRVGDSLLIPPVHVGEGVRLSRSIVGPNVSVGDGADIRDAVVEDSLLCEGVHLQGVVLKDAVLGRDALVRQPARALHLSDNTEVDG; from the coding sequence GTGAAAGCCATCCTGCCCGTCGCCGGCAAGGGCACGCGCCTGCGGCCCCTGGCCCACACCTATCCCAAGGCCCTCATTCCCATCGCCGGCCGCCCGATGATCAACTGGATCCTCGACCCGCTGGTGGAGGCGGGGCTGGACGAGGCGGTGTTCATCGTGGGCTGGCTGGGGGCTGAGATCGAAGCCCATGTCCGGCAGCACTATCACCACCTGAACTTGAGTTTCGTGCCCCAAGGCGAGATGCTGGGCCTGGGCCACGCGATCTTCCTCGGCCTGCAGCCGGGCGACCAGGAAGTGTTCATCATCCTGGGCGACACGCTCTTCGAGGCGGACATCGCGGCCATCCGCGCCGCGCCGCACTCGGTGCTGGGCGTGAAGGAAGTGGCCGATCCGCGCCGCTTCGGCGTGGCCGAACTCAGCCAGGGCCGGATCGTCCGGCTGGTGGAGAAGCCGGCGGAGCCGCGCAGCAACCTGGCGCTCATCGGACTCTACAACATCAAGGACGGCGGGACCCTGCACGGTGTGCTGGAGCGGATGATCCGCGACGACATCCGCACCCGGGGCGAGTACCAGATCACCGACGCCCTGCAGCAGATGATCGACCGCGGCCACGTCTTCGAGCCCTGGGGCATCGAGGGCTGGTACGACTGCGGCAAGAAGGACACCCTGCTGGAGACCAACCGTCACTACCTCAGCCGGCTGGACAAGCGGCGCGAGGCCGTCCGGGTGGGGGACAGCCTGTTGATTCCCCCCGTCCACGTGGGGGAGGGCGTGCGCCTCTCGCGCTCCATCGTGGGTCCCAACGTCAGCGTGGGGGACGGGGCGGACATTCGCGACGCCGTGGTGGAGGATTCGCTCCTCTGCGAAGGCGTGCACCTGCAGGGAGTGGTGCTCAAGGACGCCGTGCTGGGCCGGGACGCGCTGGTGCGTCAGCCCGCCCGCGCCCTGCACCTCTCGGACAACACGGAAGTGGACGGCTAG
- a CDS encoding methionine adenosyltransferase: MGHLFTSESVTEGHPDKLCDRISDSILDACLARDPHARVACETFVKGFEDRTRLVVGGEISLDKRVIKKGQTPDYEAIARQAAAEIGYTDQAWGMDAATAQVELCISTQSADIAQGVNEGSGLDLEQGAGDQGLMFGYASNETDSLMPMPIDLAHRLARRLATVRKEGLLPWVLPDGKTQVSVRYEDGRPKVVETVVVSTQHSEGLGRKLPPAGAKAKWQRFDEEVLAQVREEIIRDVIDPVIPANLRDRKMKILVNPTGKFVIGGPYGDAGLTGRKIIVDTYGGMGRHGGGAFSGKDPSKVDRSAAYACRWVAKHLVKAGLVERCEIQVAYAIGMAQPVSIDVNSFGTGTVSDDQLVKLVRKHFDLRPAAMIERLGLLSPIYTETSAYGHFGRAEFPWEQLDAGLLKKLGR, encoded by the coding sequence ATGGGACACCTGTTCACCAGTGAGAGCGTGACCGAGGGTCACCCGGACAAGCTCTGCGACCGGATCAGCGACAGCATCCTGGACGCCTGCCTGGCCCGCGACCCCCATGCCCGCGTGGCCTGCGAGACCTTCGTGAAGGGCTTCGAGGACCGCACCCGGCTGGTGGTGGGCGGCGAAATCAGCCTGGACAAGCGAGTGATCAAGAAGGGCCAGACCCCGGACTACGAGGCCATCGCCCGCCAGGCCGCCGCGGAAATCGGCTACACGGACCAGGCCTGGGGCATGGACGCCGCCACGGCCCAGGTCGAGCTGTGCATCAGCACCCAGAGCGCCGACATCGCCCAGGGTGTGAACGAGGGCAGCGGCCTGGATCTGGAGCAGGGCGCGGGCGACCAGGGCCTGATGTTCGGCTACGCCTCCAACGAGACCGACAGCCTGATGCCCATGCCCATCGACCTGGCCCACCGGCTGGCCCGGCGCCTGGCCACGGTGCGCAAGGAAGGCCTGTTGCCCTGGGTGCTGCCCGACGGCAAAACGCAGGTCAGCGTGCGCTACGAGGACGGCCGCCCCAAGGTGGTGGAGACCGTGGTGGTCAGCACCCAGCACAGCGAGGGTCTGGGCCGCAAGCTGCCGCCGGCGGGCGCCAAGGCCAAGTGGCAGCGCTTCGACGAGGAGGTGCTGGCCCAGGTGCGCGAGGAGATCATCCGCGACGTCATCGACCCGGTGATCCCGGCCAACCTGCGCGACCGCAAAATGAAGATCCTGGTCAACCCCACGGGCAAGTTCGTCATCGGCGGGCCCTACGGCGACGCCGGCCTGACCGGCCGCAAGATCATCGTCGACACCTACGGCGGGATGGGCCGGCATGGCGGCGGCGCCTTCTCCGGCAAGGATCCCAGCAAGGTGGACCGCAGCGCGGCCTACGCCTGCCGCTGGGTGGCCAAGCACCTGGTCAAGGCCGGGCTGGTGGAGCGCTGCGAGATCCAGGTGGCCTACGCCATCGGCATGGCCCAGCCCGTCTCCATCGACGTGAACAGCTTCGGCACGGGCACGGTCTCCGACGACCAGCTGGTGAAACTGGTGCGCAAGCACTTCGACCTGCGTCCGGCGGCGATGATCGAACGCCTGGGCCTGCTCAGCCCGATCTACACGGAGACCTCGGCCTACGGCCACTTCGGCCGCGCCGAGTTCCCCTGGGAGCAGCTGGACGCCGGCTTGTTGAAGAAGCTGGGGCGTTGA